The Mustela nigripes isolate SB6536 chromosome 6, MUSNIG.SB6536, whole genome shotgun sequence DNA window GGGTCTGTTTCTGCTGagaggttggggggtggtggtgggatcGCCCTGGGCTCGCCGGTAGTGACATGGAGCTGATAGCCTGAGCGGCACGGGGTCCACACACGGGGACCAGACGAGGTGCCGGAGGTTATGCTCTTTGGTGTCCTGCGTGTCCCTGGGGTGTCCTGCTCTTTGCGGTTCTGCACTTAGTGGCTGGCCGGGTACAGGTTGGGCTGTGGGTCTTCAGGCCCAAGTCTGGAGCAGCAGGTGCTGCCTGGAGAGTGGGGCTGGCCAGCGGGCTTCCTCTGagtgctgccccccccccccccccccgccgtggCTTCTCTCCCTCCAGGCACGAGCCTGCTGCAGGAGGTGGTCTACTTGGTGAGCCAGGGGGCTGACCCTGATGAGATTGGCCTGATGAACATTGACGAGCAGCTCCCAGTCCTGGAGTACCCGCAGCCGGGCCTGGACATCATCAAGGTACTTCTCTGGGCCAGTGGCACCCAGCCCCTAGGATTCCCTGGGGACCTGGAGAGACAGTTGCTCCTGGGGTTCGGGAGGCCCATGGTagaaggagagcagagagctgcCGGTCCCCGAGACAGCCAGGTGAGAGACCGATCAGCTGGAGCCCATGCCAGTGACCCCGAAATGAAAACAGTGGGTGACATGGGTGACTTTGCAGTAGAAAGGGGACCCCCCGCtgtggctcccccccccccccgccagtggGTGGAGGAGGATGCGATGCTATGGTGGTCAGTGTCAGGAACGAAACGGTCATTCTCCTGGAGTGCTGTCCCTCCTTGTGCTGGGTACTGCTGAGATTCTTTGTCCCCTCCCATCCCTGTCACCTCTTAGCTCGGCCTCCTTTCCTGCGCGGACCTCCTGTCCGTCCCCCCCGGATGAGCACTCTGAAGGACAGCTCTGAGAGCGCCCCACCCCCCATGTCGTTGCTCTCAAAGTCCAGGGGCCCGCGTACCCCAGTCCCTGCCTGCACTCCGGCCTCCGGTGGCTGTGGAGCGGCACCCAGCTGTTTGCTCACTGGTGTGGAGCCGCGTGGGTCCAGCCCTTGCCAACTCAGTCATGGAGCCCATTGGGAGAGCTGTGCTGGGCGCCCACCACGGGGCACTGCTCTTGGCCCTGGGGTGTAGCCGAGGACAAAACCAACAACACTGCATTCCAGGGAGGGAGACTGGCAGGGGAGGAGCAAGGAGCCGTGGTTAAATGGTGATCAGCACTGTGTGGGGACAGCACCCAGGGCGGCCGTCCTCTCTGGGGACCCGCTGAGTAAGGTTGTGAAACAGGAGCCACGCGGGCGAGCTGGGACATGGACAGTGTGGACCTGCACGTtccaggagcagcaggaaggccTGAGGCCAGTGGGACTGAGTCAGCAGGTGCCCCCACGCACCTCAGCCTCCCATCTACTCGGCTGCCCTTCACGGCCTGGGCAGACCCTCAGTTGGAGCAGACCTCCGGGACCGTGATCGGTCGGCTCATGCTGTGGGTGCCCAAAGACAGGGATACGTCCTGTCCAGTCTGGAGGGTGGCCAGATCTCGGGTGAGAAATTTCCCGGTGGAGTGCAGGTCCTGACCGTTAGAAAGGCCGGTGAATGAGCGGCTGTGTGTCGTCTGAAcgcctctccctctgaccatccgCAGGAGCTGACGTCTCCCCGTCTCATCAAAAGCCACCTCCCCTACCGCTTCCTGCCCTCCGATCTCCACAACGGCGAGTCCAAGGTAACCTGCGCCCCCATCCGGGCAGAGCTCCCAGCAGGCAGAGCTGGTCCGCTGCGCTCGGGGCTGCCGCCAGGGTTCCTAGAGGCCCGCCGTGCCGAGCACCGCAGAGGCCATCTTGAGCTTGTACCTCCAGCCTTTTGTCCGTGTTTCTGATAAGGGTTTTTCCTTACAGTCGAACTTGGGCTTGACCAGCCCGGGTCCAGCCTCTGCTCCTGCGTCGGGCCCAGGACCCGCTGCTGCTCACCGTCTCTGATCTTTCTTGTTTGCTCAGCGTGTTCTGTTGATGAGGCCTCGATTCTCATCACCAGGGTCCGGCCCGTCGTGTAATCAGATGCTCGGGCATCATCCCCCCTATGCGGTTAGCCGGAGGAGAACGCGCCTCTGGCGTGGAGGCCGCGCACACCTGGGGCCAGCCTTGGGGCCAACCTTGGGGCTGGACTGGGCTGTCGGTTTACAGGGGGTCAGAGGAGCAGCGACTGAGCTGCCCGTCCCTCCCACTACAGGTCATATACATGGCGCGGAACCCCAAGGACTTGGTGGTGTCCTATTACCAGTTCCACCGCTCCCTGCGGACCATGAGCTACCGGGGCACTTTCCAGGAGTTCTGCCGGAGATTCATGAACGACAAGTGTAAGTGTCTCAGCGTCTCAGCCTGCGCGGTGGTGGGCGGGGCCAGCTCGCTCCCTGTGCGTGTGCTCACGCTTTGCCCACGTCGCCCCCAGTTTCCCCCAGGTCCCCCCAGGTCCCCCAGTAAACACGCGGCTGGGGCCCGCTGTCCCGCTGACAGGTGGAGAAGCGgggctcaggggtgcctggaagcTCGGCAGGGGTcgtagcgggggtggggggacgcaGAGCCGGCGTCCAGCTCAGGAGCCCTTTGCTCGCACCGCATCGCTGGGCTTCTGAGAAGGTCCCTGGTTGAAGCATTCCTCTTCCCACCTGGATTCTGAGCAGTAGAAAGGGAGGCGGGGAGAGTTCTCCCGTTGGTGACAGAGACCTGAGTGGGGGCTGTGGCCTCGTGGGAGAGCCCCGGGGGCCCTGAGCTGTGCTCGAGGGTTGGCCCGAGACTTGGCCCCCAGCCCCGGGCTGTGTGACGGGCAGGGGTGCTCTGCCGGAGCTCATTCCCAGGAGAGAAGGTGGCGGGGGGGGCTGGCTTGCTggggaccacccccccccccgatctCCCCTCTCCGGGACAGGAGCAGACTGGATCAGGGACCTGCCGAGGTGGCTCCCTTATTGCCATCCGTGGCTTCTCTGGCACCTTCTGGGACCCCCAGCGGCAGTTGGGTGAGGGATCACTTGCAGGGCTGGAGGTGGGCTGAGTCCGTGCGGGGAGCGACTTCTGGCCCAGATGGTTTATGTCCCAACTCCAGTCTTAGCGCTCAGCCCTGCCGTCCACTTGTGTGACCCAGTCCGAGGCTCTGCAGCGAGCCTGTGTGGCAGGAGTGGGGTGAGGTGCTTGGAGCGAGCCGGGAACGCCCTGCCCTGGATGAGCGCCCGGCAGCTGGACCTGAGCTGCCTCCCACACCGCACGGAAGGTGCCACACTCCCAGGGCCCTCCGTGCCCGAGCCCCTCGGGATCTGCTTCAGCGGCACCAGAGGGAGCGTCCAGGGGTGGAGTCTACCCTGGAGCCTGCAGAAGACCCTCTGCCCAGCCTCCCTgttccccagcctccctgccacCTGGCTCAGGCCCTTTCTGGTCTGCTGGGTGTTCGGAGTCAGCCACTGATGTGGTTTTCAAAACCACGTTCTTAAGTCCCAGCGTGTTCTGCCTCTGGAGAAGAGCGACCAGCTTGGGGCCTGCGCCCCATTAAGGAGTTAGCGTCCATCCAGTCAAACTGCCACCTGGCGTTGGTCTTACGTGAGTCTCCTGCTCGGGCCGGGGGATGTCAGAGTTATCCTAATACAGGTCTCTTCCTGTTTTGAAGGTCACAGCCCACTTCTTGAAGGTCAAGGCCACAGGCACTTGCTGTGATCCCGCCCAAGCCTCGGGACACGTGTACTTAGCCCCCACGTTCTCTCCTCCCGGCGCTCGCAGCCGGTGCACCGTGGCTCGGGCCCTCGGAGGCTCGCATTCTCTCCTCCATCTGAGCATGGAAGGGGCAGTGGCTGGCCCTGTTTACTGACAGAGCGAGCGTGGAGGAGCCGCTGACGCAGGCCTGCCCGTGGGTGTTGTGACCCGTGCACTTGGGGCAGGCGTGCCTGGGGCTTCACGTCCCAGTGACAGGAGTGTGGGAGACTTGCTGTGTAGACAGGGTCGCTCCTGGAGAGGGGGCTGAGTGAGCTGCTCTTGTCCCGGATAATCTGTTTGGATAAGCACACTGACCTCCCACAACAGAGGGACCCTGGTGGCTGGAGGGTAGGGGTGCCCTGGTGGGGTTCCTTCCCAGGGTGACACATCCTGAGTGGGAAGAGCAGTGTCTCCACCAGCAAGGTCTGTGGCCCTCTCTCTGCTGGCTGGTCAGGGCTCAGAGACACAGGCCATTGCTGTCCTTGTGATCATTGACCCCACGGGAGTGACCACTGTCCCCATACCTCCCTGGGCCCCCCACCTGTGTTGTCGTGTGTAGTGAccactctccttcaccctcaCTGTCCCCACGTCACCCCTCCTGCTCAGCCCCCAAGTCCTTCCCTGGGGCATTGCTTGCCTGTTGTGCAAGTTTGCTCGCGCAGCCCCTTGGAACAACAGGGATTTTCTTAGCTTCTGTGTTCATGGCTGTTGGACTCTGTCTCAGGGCTCAGGTCACCTAGACTGCGTGCCATCCTGGGCACTGACGCGGGAGGCAGGTTCTCCTCTTGGGGCCTCCGTGATTATGAGCCTGTTGGTGAGTTGGTCCTCATTCCTTCTCCGGATTCTGCCTGTCTTCTCTCCAGTGGGAAGCCCGGCCTGGCTGTTTCAGGGCCCGCCTAGGGTGTATGGAGTGTGAGGTGCTGGGCTAGCCGAGGAAGGGGTGCCAGAGGGACCCCAGCCACTAGACCTTTACAGTGAGGGGACCGAGGCCCCTGCCGGCCAGGATTTACCCCGCAAATCCCTAAACTAGGCCTCTTGGCTGAACCtgtgttctttttgttctgtcatctctgcctttccccccaccctgccagaGCCCCTGTTTCGTTCCTCATAAAATGTGGGTTGGGGTCTGGTTGGCCTGAAAGGGGCCTTTCTGTTGTGATCGGGTCCTTAAGGCCAGCCATTAGCGACCCCTGGCCCACTCCCCATCCCTCAGAAACCCTTTGGGCCATGGGCCAGGCGGCTGCTGTGCTGCCACCTGCTGGCGAGATGGCAGACTGCAGGGGCTGGCCTTGCTGAAACTGGGTCTCAGGTTTTCCCCACCTCTGTTGGCCTGTAAGTCTGTCTGCAAGGTTCTCAGCAGCTTGGGGGCCGAGGCTACGTTCTCTCCTTGAGGTGTGGCTCTGGCAGGGGTGGTAACAGTCCCCTGCCACTCCTCGGCCTCCGTGCCCTTCAGCAGTGAGCAGGACCCAGCGtgggaatggagagggagaggaacggAGACTCACTTCCCTCTGCAGGCTGCACTCGCGCTGTCCCTGCCCCCGGCCGTGCCGGGAGGCACAGGTTCTGTTGTCCAGAAGGATGTTCCAGGAGGATGAAGCCccagaaggggaagcagcctgCCCGGGTTCCGTAGCTGGGGCAGTCCTGGAGAGGCTGCGACACCCAGAGGCTTTGTCCTCTGCCATTCTGCtgtgctccctccttcccctctgacCTAGTCGCTGTGCCCCGAGCCACCCTGATGGCCTCGTGTCCCTTACCCTTCTGAGTCCATTTGCAACCATTGTGCACCCTTCAGGGTTTGTGCCCACATGGGACAGGGCTCCCCTCTGTCCGCGGTGCCTCCCTCCCAGCGCTGATCAGTCCATAGCCTCACTCGCTGCCCGTCTCCCAGGAGCTCTTTGAGCCCCAGGCCACGAAGTGGGATCCACGGTCCCAGGTTTGTGAGACGGGTGGGAGCCCCGGTGAGCGAGGCTGCAGGCAGTGCGGCCACCACTCCAGGCTGGCACCCAGTACCCAGCGGCTGCTTGCTGGTGCTGGGTGGGACAGGCACCGCGGGGCTGAGGCCTTCCTGTGTCTAGTGCGGAAGCTCCCTCGGGAGACTTAGCCTGAGGAGGGGGGTGAGAACCCGTAGCCTCGATAAAGAACGTCTTGAAGCAGTCTGGCTACACTGCGTGGTGCGTCCCCCACCCGCCCACGTGACCCTTACCCCAACCAAAGCCCCGAGGAGTGTGGGAGGTGCAGGGGTGTGGTGTGGGACGCAAGGCTCGTGCGTCAGGATGGAGCTCGCTGCTTCTTTCCACCTCTGCTCTGTCTTGCTTCCACCAGGCCCTGCTTCTTCCTGTGGGCCTCCTGCCTGGCAGGGCTTTGTGCTCGGGACTTAGCGGCTCCTGCACGTCATCCCCCCTGCTAGCAGGCCCCCCCATCTCTGTTCCCCCCGGGCTCACGCTCTTCCCGGCGACCGTGTGTCAGACAGAAACTCATGGGAGCCAAGCAGCTTCCGTCCCCCGGATGAGCAGAGGCCTTTGCCCAATGGTCGGGGCTTCAGGGTGTGCAGGAGGTGCGTAGGGAAGGGGGCTGCGAGCTGTTGGCAGGAGAGACTTGCACGTGGCCAGGGGACGTGGGACTTCAGGGGGGCTCATCTGTGAGACCACCCCCGGGCTGAGAGCTTGCTCCTCCCTTCCCGAGCCACAGCTCCTGGGCAGTGAGAGGGGAACCTTCCGGAAGGCAGGGAGCCAGGCCACCCTATTTGTGCACACCTGCTCCCCCAAGGCCATGACTCATCTGTTCCCTTGCCTCTACAGTAGGCTACGGCTCCTGGTTCGAGCACGTGCAGGAGTTCTGGGAGCACCGCATGGACTCGAATGTGCTTTTCCTCAAGTACGAAGACATGCACCGGGTGAGTGCGGCAGGCGGCCCACTGTGCAGGTCGGCGCCCCCCGGCCCCGCGGCTCCTAGTGCAGGAGCCCTCCCACCCCTCAGACGCCACGGTGGGCGTGACTGGAGTGCGCAGCTGGACTCTCTGAGACCCCCGGCTTCTGGGCGGGAGGACTCGGACGTTCCCGGGGTGCACAGAGTCCTCCCGGCCAGGGCCCTGCCCCCAGTACcaggccccagccctggccccaggggTGGTCTCTGGGTTGGGCTCACTTAATTCTAGAAGGCTTTTCCCCTCTCTGCTATGTCATCTCTGGAGGGACATTCTGATGTTTCCCTTTTCTTACAGCAGACGAGAGGCGAGCTTTCCCCAAGTCCCTGCCTTCTCTCACTTCTTGGCCGCACGTGGCTGCGGGTCCCCTCAGAGTTGTCCCCACTCCTGAGCCCGCTCTGGCCGGGCTCGCCCCTGCACCCTAGTGCTCTGTCAGGGCTGCCCATGGCCTCCCGTTGCTCAGTGGGTGGTCGGTGTTCCCGCCCTCCCTCCTGGCCTGGCAGCAGGCGACTAGAGACTGCTGCCGCCTCCGCCCGGCCCTCTGTGGCCGGCTGGTCCCGCGTCCCTGGCCGTTCTCTCGCGGCCCAGCCCGCCGCGGCTCTCCTCCCGTCCTAGCCTTGCTCCCTTTCCCGGTGACCCCAGGCCAGTCGTGGACCTTCCCCAGACTCGCTCTCCACTGACCGCCGCCTGCACCTTGCTCCCAGAGCACGTCTGAACCAAACTAGAGGTTTTCCTTCAGATCCTCTGCAGTTCCTCCGTGTGAGGTGGTGGCAGCCAGCTCTGTCTGGGTCACTTGGGTGAAAGTCGTGAATCCTCCTCGACTTCTGACTTTCTCTCGTACCCTGTGTCCATCTTCCCTGTCCTGTGGCCTCTGTTCAGGATATGCCCCTTATCTGACCACCTGTCCCCCATCTTTGGGGTCCAGGTCACCCTCACTTCCGGCCTGGATCCTCGCTGGTGTGGACTCATGGGTGGCCCCCCTGTCTCCCCTCAGGCCTGTGTGCCGTGCAGTGTCTGCTCCAGTGGTACCTGCGCCAGTCAGACTGTGCCCAGTGGCCACACGTTGTCCTGGGTGTAGCTCGGAGCACACATGGCGGCCTGGTGCCCGGGCACCTAGCTCCGCGCCGgcctgcctgctgttccttcaGCCTGGCGGACAGGCTTCTGTTTGCCGTGGCCccgcctggaatgttcttcccctcCCGTGTCCACGTGGGTCACTCCCTCACTTTCTCCTGGTGTTGGTTTCCGTCAGTGACACTTCCCCGGGTCCCCACTTGAAGTCGACCCCTCCCAACCCAGCACGTGTCTCTTCGGTTTTCCCCGTGGCGTTTTCCATCCCACAGCATAGCGGCCCGTTCATGTCTGTGTTTCGCTCGCTGTCTTCCCTGGCAGAACAAGGTCCCCTGGGGCGGGGAGTTTTGGTGCTGGTTTATGCTTTTAAGTCAGGGCCTCACGGGTAGCAGGTTCTCTGGAAACATCTTTGGGTCGGACGGCCGGCCTTCAAGGTGGAAGCCCTTCCTTGTTAAGCAGCCAGAGGCCTGTGGAGGGAGGGGCTTGTCTGGGCTGGGCTGTCCCAGCTCCTGTGCGCACTGGGGCCCAGCCACTCCCTACAGCGTGGTGGCCGCGGGAGGGCGGGGAGGACAGCACCAGGCGGACCAGCCCGGGGCCCTGACCGAGGCTGTGGCCCAGGCCTGGCTCTCTCCTTTTGCAGGAGAGTCCACATGGTCCAGGCGGTGCAGGTGGCAGCAGGGATTGGGAGAGCACTTGGTGACACTGGGCAAGCTGGGCAGGGCGTGGCGTGGAATTTGGTCTGGGTCACACAGAGACCCGCTGGGAAACGGAAGGAAGCGCGGGCTCTGCACGGAGACGGAGAGCTCGCTTTTGGCCTCATGGAGTGTGAGGAGGACTGTAGTAGCCAGCAAGGATGCCACGAGCAGGGGCCACAGGACAAGCTCAACGAGGGCACAAGTGgtttgcccccaccccccccgccccgccaccctGTGAGTCCCAGGGTAGGCCACGTGACTTTGGAGACCTGGACAGGTACGCTGTAAGCAGTAGCCTGGGGAGGGCTCAGGGGCCAGGGCTTGCCCTTGCACAACGCATGTGGGATGCCCACGTGTCCCATGGAAGTTGCCATGGGAAGAGTGGGCCTGCCaccagccctgcctgcctgccggACGTGGGGGCGATATTGTCCCGAGGCTCCCAGGCCCCGGCGACCTTCAGATGGCTGCAGAGGGGTGCCTCTGGGGAACCAGCGCCCTGCTCTCTGTGGGGCTGAGCTGGGTGTTGGGGGTGGACCGCTCACATTGGGACCTGTCTGGGCCTGAGAGCTGGGAGGCGAGATCGTGCCTTCATCACAGAGGACCGGGAGGCCTCATCCTCAAGCAGGGCCAGGCGTGGGCAGGCCAGAGGCTGTTCGCGGGCACTCAGCAGGTGTCTGTCATTGTAGCACATGCTGAGGTCAAGTGTGCAGATCACCAGTCCACACCTCAATAGACTTTTTACAGGTACGTGTCTGTGTGATTGTCCAGATTGAGATCGAGAACATTGTTTTTTCTCTGGTGGATGCCTCCGATTCCCCGTGGCAGCCCCTCCTCTGACTTCTGTTGGTTTCGATTAGCTTGGCTCATTTTGGAACCTCCCAGGAGCGGATGCTGGGGCGTGTGTGCAGGCGTCAGGCGGCTTGTGCTCTGCGTGGTGTCGTGGTTCCTCTGGGCCTCGTGTGGCGGCTGGTTCTCACGTCCATAGGAAATTTCGCTGCAGCAGGAACATGGTGCCATGTGTCTGTTTGGTGTCACTGGCCCTTCCAGGGCTTTCTGTTCGGGGCAGTTGGAGATAAAGTGCTGTGAACGTTCCTGTGTCTTAGAGGACACGAGTTTTCTTTCCCCGGGCGCCTCCCTGGGGTGGGCGTCCTGGGACACTGACGGTCTGATGGTCACTCAGAGCCATGGGCCTGTGCCACAGGCCTGGTGTCTGACCAGTGCGTGCACACCTGTAGGGGCCGGGAGCCGCAGGAGACTCAGCAACGAGCAACTGAAACCGTTTTTAGTCACTAAACCGAGTGGGCCGCCCCCTTTACATACAACTCGTGGCTAAAACACAGACGGACGCCTGGCCTCGCTGGGTTCGTTCTGGCTGCGCTGGGTTCGTTCCTGGCCCTTCATGGTGAGTGTTTATTCTGTGCCTTACTGGGCCCCTTAGCGAAAAGTTCATAGACGGGCTGGTTTCCAT harbors:
- the SULT4A1 gene encoding sulfotransferase 4A1 — translated: MEEIANFPVRPSDVWIVTYPKSGTSLLQEVVYLVSQGADPDEIGLMNIDEQLPVLEYPQPGLDIIKELTSPRLIKSHLPYRFLPSDLHNGESKVIYMARNPKDLVVSYYQFHRSLRTMSYRGTFQEFCRRFMNDKLGYGSWFEHVQEFWEHRMDSNVLFLKYEDMHRDLVTMVEQLARFLGVSCDKAQLEALSEHCHQLVDQCCNAEALPVGRGRVGLWKDIFTVSMNEKFDLVYKQKMGKCGLAFDFYL